Proteins encoded in a region of the Schistocerca serialis cubense isolate TAMUIC-IGC-003099 chromosome 6, iqSchSeri2.2, whole genome shotgun sequence genome:
- the LOC126484497 gene encoding tRNA (guanine-N(7)-)-methyltransferase non-catalytic subunit WDR4 — MSPSLHMNQTCTVVTVDSTVLTSKNCDEVKTIDVAELNESVQHVSHESHENEEETIVRCITCASLSDCGTWFAACTNDKRLYQWRTVSWTLSSVRILNRAASSVKFTPTAQGIVVADKTGDAYLFSVQNNTENGQLLLGHLSMLLDVIISSCENFIVTCDRDEKIRVSRFPNAYNIQSYCLGHEEFVSRIEFFPGDRNILVSGSGDGSVRFWDYLEGRQIGIIHCDSDVKMKSCQESNGEADDNCGSKEPLAVRHFSAKESSKGVNILAVTLATFSGCILYSISGNITAVHSVLLNVLALDVEPWDILLTENQELWCLASVERHPVSVYMYNDKTSEFLPNGQSVDCKSEFLANSFNSKWDLFKSVPPPMIEPVMHKRRFDDLQEYKERKRQRLADKSL; from the coding sequence ATGTCGCCCTCGTTGCATATGAACCAAACATGCACGGTTGTAACAGTTGATTCTACAGTGCTGACGTCTAAAAATTGTGATGAAGTTAAAACTATTGATGTTGCAGAATTAAATGAAAGTGTTCAACATGTGTCTCACGAGAGCCATGAAAATGAAGAAGAGACCATAGTAAGGTGCATCACTTGCGCATCGCTTTCAGATTGTGGTACTTGGTTTGCTGCCTGCACAAATGACAAAAGACTGTACCAGTGGCGGACTGTGTCGTGgactttatcgtcagtaagaatacTGAACCGAGCAGCAAGTAGTGTAAAATTTACGCCAACTGCTCAAGGTATTGTGGTTGCAGACAAAACAGGAGATGCATATTTGTTTTCTGTACAGAACAACACAGAGAACGGCCAATTGTTACTGGGACATCTCTCAATGTTATTAGATGTGATTATATCTTCGTGTGAAAATTTTATAGTTACGTGTGACAGAGATGAAAAGATAAGAGTATCGAGATTCCCAAATGCATATAACATTCAGTCATACTGTTTGGGACATGAGGAATTTGTATCCAGGATAGAATTTTTTCCAGGTGACAGGAACATTCTGGTTTCAGGTTCAGGAGATGGGTCAGTCAGATTTTGGGATTACTTAGAAGGAAGGCAGATAGGCATTATACATTGTGATAGTGATGTAAAAATGAAATCCTGCCAAGAAAGTAATGGTGAAGCTGATGATAATTGTGGTTCCAAGGAGCCATTGGCAGTAAGACATTTTTCAGCCAAGGAGAGTAGTAAAGGTGTTAATATACTAGCTGTGACACTTGCTACATTCAGCGGTTGTATTTTATATAGTATTTCAGGTAATATAACTGCAGTGCATTCAGTTTTGCTTAATGTATTGGCTCTTGATGTTGAACCATGGgatattttgttaactgaaaatcaAGAGTTGTGGTGCCTTGCTTCTGTCGAAAGACACCCCGTTTCTGTGTACATGTATAATGACAAGACATCAGAATTTTTGCCAAATGGACAATCTGTTGATTGTAAATCGGAGTTTCTTGCAAATTCTTTTAACAGTAAGTGGGATTTGTTTAAAAGTGTACCACCACCAATGATTGAACCAGTCATGCATAAACGGAGATTTGATGACCTGCAAGAGTACAAGGAAAGAAAGCGGCAAAG